From Bacteroidales bacterium:
CGGAAAATTCAATGAAATAAATTTTAACAATAAAATATTTGGTGCTATTGTACAATACCCTGCAGCAAACGGACAAATTAACGATTATTCGGATTTTGTTAAAACTGCACATGAAAATGAAATTTTAGTTACAGTTGCTGCCGATATAATGAGCCTTGCAATATTAACTCCTCCCGGAGAATGGGACGCAGATATTGTTGTGGGAAATACTCAAAGATTTGGAATACCTATGGGATATGGCGGTCCTCATGCCGGATATTTTGCAACAAGTGAGAAATTTAAAAGGAGCATGCCCGGAAGAATAATCGGTGTTTCAATTGATATGCACGGAAATCCTGCATTGAGAATGGCTCTTCAGACAAGAGAACAACATATAAAAAGAGAAAGGGCTACATCAAATATTTGCACAGCACAAGCATTATTAGCAACTATGGCAGGCATGTATGCTGTTTATCATGGAGCAGAAGGATTAAAACGAATAGCAAACCATATACACAATATTGCAGGAATATTATCTGAAAACATTAATAAACTCGGATATATTCAAAAAAATAAAAATTATTTTGATACTCTTGAAATTTCTCTGCCTGATAATGTTAAAGCTGATGATATTAAAACTTTAGCATTAGAAAATGAAATTAATTTCTGGTATCCTAACGAGAATACGGTTTTAATAAGTATTGATGAAACAAGCAATATTGATGATGTTAACCGAATACTTAATGTTTTTGCAAAAGCAAACAATAAAAATTTTCAGAAATTAACCGACATACCTGAAAAAATTTATTTTGATAACAAATATTTGAGAAAAACGGAATTTCTTAAACATTCTACATATAATAAATATCGTTCTGAAACCGAAATTATGAGATATATGAAAAAATTGGAAAAAAAAGATATATCTCTCACACATTCAATGATGCCACTTGGTTCATGTACGATGAAACTAAATTCTGCCAACTCAATGTTACCCATGAGTTGGATTGAATTTGGAAATATTCATCCATTTGTACCTGAAGAGCAGGCAGAAGGATACACACAAATAATTAGTGAATTAGAACAAGACCTTTGCGAAATAACCGGATTTGATGCTATTTCATTTCAGCCAAATTCTGGTGCTTCGGGAGAATATACAGGATTGGCTGTAATAAAACAATATCATATTAATCGAGGCGAAGAACATCGGAATGTTGTACTTATTCCATCTTCGGCGCATGGTACAAATCCTGCAAGTGCCGTAATGGCAGGAAATAAAGTGGTAGTTGTTGCCTGCGATGAAAAAGGAAATGTAAATGTTGATGATCTTAGAGATAAAGCAAAAGAACATAAAGATGATTTGAATGCGTTCATGATTACTTATCCTTCAACTCATGGTGTTTTTGAAGAAGGTGTAAAAGAAATAATTAAAATCATTCACGATAACGGAGGTCTTGTATATATGGATGGTGCTAATATGAATGCACAGGTTGGATTGACTAATCCGGGTATAATAGGTGCTGATGTTTGTCATTTGAATTTACATAAAACTTTTGCAATTCCTCATGGCGGGGGAGGACCCGGTGTTGGACCAATTGGAGTTGCCAAACATCTTGTTGAATTTTTACCGTCTCATCCTGTTGTTAAGACAGGTGGTAAAAACGGTATTTATGCAGTTTCAGCGGCTCCGTATGGAAGTGCAAGCGTTTTGGCTATTACTCACGCATATATTAAAATGATGGGCGGTTCAGGTTTAACCGAAGCAACAAAAATTGCTATTTTAAATGCTAATTATCTTGCTGTATCTCTTAAAAATTATTACAGTATTCTTTATACTGGTTCAAAAGGGAAAGTAGCCCATGAAATGATTCTCGACTGTAGAAATTTTAAACAAGATTATGATATTGAAAGTGCCGATATTGCCAGACGTTTAATGGATTATGGATTTCATGCACCAACACTTTCTTTTCCTGTTCATGAAACTTTAATGGTTGAACCTACTGAAAGCGAATCACTTCAGGAATTAGACAGGTTTATTGAAT
This genomic window contains:
- the gcvP gene encoding aminomethyl-transferring glycine dehydrogenase yields the protein MSKDKFAARHNGPRQHEISKMLETIGVESLDTLIKDTVPSSIMLDKSLNLPDGLSEDEYLAKIKNIASKNKIYKSYIGLGYYGTILPSVIQRNIFENPVWYTSYTPYQAEISQGRLEALLNFQTAIIDLTGMEIANASLLDEATAASEAMIMMYNKRSRTAVKNGANILFVDENIFPQTLDVILSRSIPLGVEVQTGKFNEINFNNKIFGAIVQYPAANGQINDYSDFVKTAHENEILVTVAADIMSLAILTPPGEWDADIVVGNTQRFGIPMGYGGPHAGYFATSEKFKRSMPGRIIGVSIDMHGNPALRMALQTREQHIKRERATSNICTAQALLATMAGMYAVYHGAEGLKRIANHIHNIAGILSENINKLGYIQKNKNYFDTLEISLPDNVKADDIKTLALENEINFWYPNENTVLISIDETSNIDDVNRILNVFAKANNKNFQKLTDIPEKIYFDNKYLRKTEFLKHSTYNKYRSETEIMRYMKKLEKKDISLTHSMMPLGSCTMKLNSANSMLPMSWIEFGNIHPFVPEEQAEGYTQIISELEQDLCEITGFDAISFQPNSGASGEYTGLAVIKQYHINRGEEHRNVVLIPSSAHGTNPASAVMAGNKVVVVACDEKGNVNVDDLRDKAKEHKDDLNAFMITYPSTHGVFEEGVKEIIKIIHDNGGLVYMDGANMNAQVGLTNPGIIGADVCHLNLHKTFAIPHGGGGPGVGPIGVAKHLVEFLPSHPVVKTGGKNGIYAVSAAPYGSASVLAITHAYIKMMGGSGLTEATKIAILNANYLAVSLKNYYSILYTGSKGKVAHEMILDCRNFKQDYDIESADIARRLMDYGFHAPTLSFPVHETLMVEPTESESLQELDRFIECMISIKNEIEEIKQGKADKTDNVLKNAPHTAEVVINDKWEHNYSRKKAAFPLHWIAENKFWVPVGKIDSGYGDRNLVCCCVPIEEFKEQ